TCGAGTTCGACCTCGAGCGGAATACGGTCTCGTTGCAGGCTGCAGGGAGCGACCACGTCGCATAGAGCCGGGGGTAATCCAAGGTCCGGTACTTGCAAGCCGAACGCCCAGCACTTACTGTCTCTATATAGGGGTATGCCCACAGCGGAGCAGGCAGTACAGCTCTTGATCGAACTGGGGCTGACCGAGTACGAAGCGCGGTGTTTCGTTGCGCTCTCACGAGTGTCGACAGCAACCGCCTCGGAGGTCGCAACACTCTCCGAAGTCCCACGCTCGCGGGTGTACGACGCCGTCGAACGACTCCATCGACGCGGACTCGTCGACATCCAACAGTCCGATCCGCGCGAATACCGCGCTATCTCGACTGACGCCGCTCTCGAGTCGCTGCGAAACCAGTACACGGACACGCTCGAGGCGACCGACGAGGCACTGTCGAACCTCCAACAGTCGAGCCACCCGGATGAGCAGGGTGCTTGGGCAATCGCGGATCACGATCACGTCAGCGACCGGGTCGAATCGTTCCTCAAGGAGGCAACCGAAGAAGTGTACGTGCTTGCCGCAGACGAGTCGACGTTCGGGCGCTCATTTCTCGATGCGCTCGAGTCAGCAAGCGACCGTGACGTCACCGTCTACATCGAGGTCTCGTCCGCCACGGCTGAAGAGACGATTCGTGATGCCGTGCCGACGGCCCACATTGCCAATACGGATCTAGCAGCTGACCCGGCATCACTCGCTGAAAAGCGACTCGGCCGGATCGTCATGGCTGACCGGCAATCCGTCCTCGTCAGTGGGATCACGGAAAGGGACCAAACGGCATCACTCGAGGAAACGGCACTGTGGGCGAGTGGGCCGGACCACGGGCTTGTCGTTGGACTTCGCCACATCCTCGTCAGCAGGATCGATTCCCAACCCGTCTTCAGCGAGTCCGACTAGCTGGGTTACTCCTGGGGTAGCGCCACGACCGGCACGGATGCCTCTTTGACCATGCGTCGAGCGACGTCACCAGTCAGCAGTTCAGCGAGTCGGTTCCCCTCTCGAGCAGTGAAGACAACGGCGTCAGCGTTCCGATCCTGGGCTTCCGCGAACGTGCGTTCGACGACATCGGTCCCGTAGAGAACGTCCGTCTCAATCGTCGCTGGTGAGTTCGCAAGCGCCTCGCGTGCCCGGTCGAACATGTCGGCGGCGTACTCCTCTCGTTGTGCCATCGATGCCTTATCGGGTGCGCCGCCAGCTTTCTCGATCACGTTAACGATGATTGCCGTGCTTCCCGCCTCGAGATGCGATGCAACCGCCGTTGCAGTTCGCTCGCTGTCATCGGGATCAGCAACGGGAACGACCACCGTTCCGTCGAAGGTCAGCGTCATTGCCCGCCCTCCATGCAGTCATCAGTCATCGGACGAGTCGCCGATCCAGAGTCGGCTGGCAGACTCGAGTGTGCGTCCATACGCCTACTGCGTGGTCGAAGCGAAAAAATACGGTGGGTATCGGCAGGCTGTGGAGCGACTGCTTGAGCGTGGCGCTTACAGCACCTGATTGCGGAGATCAGCGCCGTCTCCCGCATCGAAGCGCTCGACGTTTTCGGCAACGATGTCGGCCAGGCGGTCGTAGTACTTCGGCGTGTGACCCGCGTTGTGGGGCGTGATCTGGACGTTTCCGAAGTTCCAGAGCGGATGATCCTCGGGCAGTGGTTCCGGGTCGGTCACGTCGAGTGAGGCTCCGCGAATCTGATTCCCGCGAAGTGCCTCGAGCAGTGCATCGGTGTCGACGACCGGCCCGCGCGCGATGTTAACCAGCACTGCCTCGGGGTCGATGGTCAACAACTCCTCGCGACCGACGAGTCCACGCGTCGTCTCCGTTAGCGGACACGCAAGCACGAGGTAATCCGTCCGGGCGAGTGCCTCGTGGAACGCATCGCCATCGAAGCCGATGACCTCGTCCGTCGGCCCGCCCTTCTCAGGCGTGTACCGGACGCCAATCGTGTCCACACCGAAGGGCTCGAGGCGCTCGGTGATCGCCTGCCCAATCGCGCCCAACCCGACGATTGTCACCGTCGATCCCTGCAGTTCGTGGGCCTGGTAGTGGCGCCACTCCCGACGGTCCTGCTGGCGCTGGCCGACGTGGAACCGGCGAGTAAATCGGAGGATTGCACCCAGGACGTGCTCGCCGATATTCGGGCCGTGAACGCCCGAGGCATTCGTCACCGCAACGCCTCGCTCCTCGAGTTGATCCAGCGGAAGATGTCCTGTCCCCGCGTACGCGCAGGCGAACACCTCGAGATTCGTGGCCGCCTCGAGGACGTCATCAGAGAGGAGCATGCCGGTGACGAACTCGGCGTCGTCGATTAACTCGCGCTCCTGGGCTGGCGTGCGCGCTA
The nucleotide sequence above comes from Natronolimnobius baerhuensis. Encoded proteins:
- a CDS encoding TrmB family transcriptional regulator, with product MPTAEQAVQLLIELGLTEYEARCFVALSRVSTATASEVATLSEVPRSRVYDAVERLHRRGLVDIQQSDPREYRAISTDAALESLRNQYTDTLEATDEALSNLQQSSHPDEQGAWAIADHDHVSDRVESFLKEATEEVYVLAADESTFGRSFLDALESASDRDVTVYIEVSSATAEETIRDAVPTAHIANTDLAADPASLAEKRLGRIVMADRQSVLVSGITERDQTASLEETALWASGPDHGLVVGLRHILVSRIDSQPVFSESD
- a CDS encoding universal stress protein; translation: MTLTFDGTVVVPVADPDDSERTATAVASHLEAGSTAIIVNVIEKAGGAPDKASMAQREEYAADMFDRAREALANSPATIETDVLYGTDVVERTFAEAQDRNADAVVFTAREGNRLAELLTGDVARRMVKEASVPVVALPQE
- a CDS encoding D-2-hydroxyacid dehydrogenase, whose translation is MNEGNTDEFDVLVLRKGTHGIPIEQYAAALRERLTDRTVRLARTPAQERELIDDAEFVTGMLLSDDVLEAATNLEVFACAYAGTGHLPLDQLEERGVAVTNASGVHGPNIGEHVLGAILRFTRRFHVGQRQQDRREWRHYQAHELQGSTVTIVGLGAIGQAITERLEPFGVDTIGVRYTPEKGGPTDEVIGFDGDAFHEALARTDYLVLACPLTETTRGLVGREELLTIDPEAVLVNIARGPVVDTDALLEALRGNQIRGASLDVTDPEPLPEDHPLWNFGNVQITPHNAGHTPKYYDRLADIVAENVERFDAGDGADLRNQVL